In Novosphingobium sp. MMS21-SN21R, a single genomic region encodes these proteins:
- a CDS encoding polysaccharide deacetylase family protein, which translates to MDERPDTLRPQILGMPTEADFVRFDPAFRTRFVLTIDTEEEFDWSKPLDRTSHGLDHVPRLAKFQQFCEGLGIVPIYLIDYPVASDPRAAEVLGDAVKAGRAEVGVQLHPWVSPPHDEVVNVHNSFAGNLPADLERAKFRKLRDTIEQAFGVAPQIYRAGRYGVGPETASILSECGVAIDTSVRSRFDYSSTGGPNFRDHPLKPWWISKRNGLMEMPLTTVFWGLLRKQGKAIYPALWRVPRLRGALARLGLLERIPLTPEGVTLEEAIKGIDMAIDDGLPILVFSFHSPSLRPGLTPYVRDEEELDAFYDWWRGVFEYLGKRGVKPACVREVTAAAQV; encoded by the coding sequence ATGGACGAACGCCCGGATACTTTGCGCCCTCAGATATTGGGCATGCCGACCGAGGCGGACTTCGTTCGCTTCGATCCCGCATTCCGCACGCGCTTTGTCCTGACCATCGACACCGAGGAAGAGTTCGACTGGAGCAAGCCGCTTGACCGGACGAGCCACGGGCTTGACCATGTGCCGCGCCTCGCCAAGTTTCAGCAGTTCTGCGAAGGGTTGGGCATCGTCCCGATCTACCTGATCGACTATCCGGTGGCGAGCGACCCACGCGCGGCTGAAGTTCTGGGCGATGCGGTAAAGGCCGGGCGCGCAGAGGTGGGCGTGCAGTTGCATCCATGGGTAAGCCCGCCGCACGATGAGGTCGTCAACGTCCACAACAGCTTTGCCGGCAACCTTCCCGCTGATCTGGAACGCGCCAAGTTCCGCAAGCTGCGCGATACCATCGAGCAAGCATTCGGCGTGGCCCCGCAGATCTATCGCGCGGGCCGTTATGGTGTGGGTCCGGAGACGGCCTCGATTCTGTCGGAATGCGGCGTCGCTATCGACACCTCGGTGCGCTCGCGTTTCGACTACAGTTCGACCGGCGGCCCCAACTTTCGCGACCATCCGTTAAAACCGTGGTGGATAAGCAAGCGCAACGGGCTGATGGAAATGCCGCTGACGACGGTGTTCTGGGGTTTGCTCCGCAAGCAGGGCAAGGCGATTTATCCAGCTCTGTGGCGCGTACCCCGCTTGCGCGGCGCACTGGCACGGCTTGGCCTGCTCGAGCGCATTCCGCTCACCCCTGAAGGCGTAACACTGGAAGAGGCGATCAAAGGCATCGATATGGCCATCGACGACGGCCTGCCGATCCTTGTCTTCTCCTTCCACAGCCCCTCGCTGCGCCCCGGCCTTACGCCTTATGTGCGCGACGAGGAGGAACTGGACGCCTTCTACGACTGGTGGCGCGGGGTGTTCGAATATCTCGGCAAGCGCGGCGTGAAGCCCGCCTGCGTGCGCGAAGTGACTGCGGCTGCGCAGGTGTGA
- a CDS encoding histidine kinase dimerization/phospho-acceptor domain-containing protein codes for MIVDDRLETVLRTSVAGKTAGRTQMRQLVDLLGVVPLAAWTTRHAAALERLDSLASALSDEECASVLRATSHRSAVLVYHFAHSGPRTASAVIATARLSEDDWLALIPRLPTRARGFLRHRTDLGERVRETLSRLGINDFLLPEPDVQVPATAPAEGLAEQPEPDVLDLAEPLAVPPPISVPSPSSPLDEGIGAIVRRIEAFRRKREERDATMQAPRADGLAPLLPFGDEQAPARSPAMSIDLRTDAEGVVVHAAIDPAGMLIGTRLFVSDPAAAVHCNDAMAAAFRLRQPISAGQLAIEGADHVAGFWQADGTPSFARDGGRFAGYLIRLRRPLQLAADNEAPAPNPQGDADRLRQLLHELRTPINAIQGFAEVIQQQVFGATPHQYRAMAASIASDAAQMLAGFEEVERLVKLESHTLDIDSGEADAAEIVARLVEQVSPILAARNVRLTVAMPPQTVPVAFAPDEIERSVWRVLTVIAASVAPGERLSITLEAQGEAAILALTLPSSLQRLDDAALFAPDAGGSGRPFAASAMLGNGFALRLARAEFEAGNGALRRDGERIIVSLPYLTAGNQQLTPSPSDNRSVTG; via the coding sequence ATGATTGTCGATGACCGCCTTGAAACCGTGCTGCGTACCAGCGTGGCCGGAAAGACGGCGGGCCGTACCCAAATGCGGCAACTTGTCGACCTGCTTGGCGTGGTTCCACTGGCGGCATGGACGACGCGCCACGCAGCCGCGCTCGAACGGCTTGATTCGCTGGCATCTGCGCTGAGCGATGAAGAATGTGCGAGCGTGCTGCGCGCGACATCGCACCGCTCCGCCGTGCTGGTCTATCATTTTGCCCACAGCGGTCCGCGCACCGCATCGGCCGTCATCGCCACGGCGCGACTCTCTGAAGACGACTGGCTGGCCCTGATCCCGCGGCTGCCGACAAGGGCCCGCGGGTTTCTCCGTCACCGCACCGATCTGGGTGAGCGCGTGCGGGAAACGCTGTCGCGGCTCGGCATCAATGATTTCCTGCTGCCCGAACCGGACGTCCAAGTTCCTGCCACGGCCCCCGCCGAAGGGTTGGCAGAGCAACCTGAACCGGACGTTCTGGACCTCGCCGAGCCGCTCGCGGTGCCACCGCCCATCAGTGTCCCAAGCCCTTCTTCACCGCTCGACGAAGGCATCGGCGCAATCGTGCGGCGCATCGAGGCATTCCGGCGCAAGCGGGAAGAGCGCGATGCAACGATGCAGGCGCCCCGCGCGGATGGCCTGGCGCCACTGCTGCCGTTCGGCGACGAACAAGCGCCCGCACGATCGCCTGCGATGTCCATTGACCTGCGCACCGATGCTGAAGGCGTGGTGGTGCATGCTGCCATCGATCCTGCAGGTATGCTCATCGGCACGCGCCTCTTCGTATCGGACCCTGCCGCTGCGGTGCACTGCAATGATGCCATGGCGGCGGCCTTTCGTCTGCGCCAGCCGATCAGCGCAGGCCAGCTTGCCATTGAAGGCGCTGACCACGTTGCCGGTTTCTGGCAGGCAGACGGCACCCCGAGTTTTGCCAGGGACGGTGGCCGTTTTGCCGGATACCTCATCCGCCTTCGCCGCCCGCTCCAGCTTGCCGCAGACAACGAGGCCCCTGCCCCGAACCCGCAAGGCGATGCCGATCGGTTGCGCCAATTGCTGCATGAACTGCGCACGCCGATCAACGCGATCCAGGGCTTTGCCGAAGTGATCCAGCAACAGGTGTTCGGCGCAACCCCGCACCAGTACCGGGCCATGGCCGCCAGCATTGCCTCGGACGCCGCGCAGATGCTGGCAGGCTTCGAAGAAGTTGAACGGCTCGTGAAGCTGGAAAGCCACACGCTCGATATCGATAGCGGCGAAGCCGACGCAGCAGAAATCGTCGCGCGGCTGGTTGAGCAGGTTTCGCCCATTCTTGCTGCCCGCAATGTCCGCCTGACGGTGGCCATGCCGCCGCAGACCGTGCCCGTCGCATTTGCGCCGGACGAGATCGAGCGATCGGTTTGGCGCGTGCTCACAGTGATTGCCGCGAGCGTGGCACCGGGTGAGCGCCTGTCGATAACGCTCGAAGCGCAGGGCGAGGCGGCAATTCTTGCCCTTACGCTTCCGTCATCACTCCAGCGACTGGATGATGCCGCTCTGTTTGCGCCCGACGCAGGTGGCAGCGGCAGACCGTTTGCGGCCTCGGCCATGCTTGGCAATGGCTTCGCCTTGCGCCTTGCACGGGCCGAATTCGAGGCGGGCAACGGGGCGCTTCGCCGAGACGGTGAACGCATCATCGTTAGCCTGCCGTACTTGACCGCCGGAAATCAGCAACTTACCCCTTCCCCCTCCGACAATCGGTCGGTTACTGGCTGA
- a CDS encoding Lrp/AsnC family transcriptional regulator, whose amino-acid sequence MATLDTIDRRLLAELQDEGRVTNVELAQRVGLTAPPCLRRVRALEDAGVIKGYHAELDASKLGFAITVFALVSLKSQAEESLRQFEDHMRTLAEVRECHMLNGEIDFILKIVSKDLQSFQEFLTSKLTPAPNVASVKTSLTIRTAKQVPGVPLED is encoded by the coding sequence ATGGCAACCTTGGACACGATCGATCGGCGCCTGCTCGCCGAACTTCAGGACGAAGGGCGCGTAACCAACGTTGAACTGGCGCAGCGCGTCGGCTTGACTGCACCGCCGTGCCTGCGCCGCGTCCGCGCGCTCGAAGATGCGGGCGTGATCAAGGGCTACCATGCAGAACTCGATGCCTCGAAGCTCGGCTTTGCCATTACCGTGTTCGCGCTGGTCAGCCTCAAGAGCCAGGCCGAGGAATCGCTCCGCCAGTTCGAGGATCACATGCGCACGCTGGCCGAAGTGCGTGAATGCCACATGCTCAATGGCGAAATCGACTTCATCCTGAAGATCGTCAGCAAGGATCTGCAAAGCTTTCAGGAATTCCTGACAAGCAAACTGACCCCAGCACCGAACGTCGCCAGCGTGAAAACGTCGCTGACCATCCGCACCGCCAAGCAGGTGCCCGGCGTTCCGCTAGAGGATTGA
- a CDS encoding chorismate mutase: MSEDHVLAGYRQSIDNIDAAMIHILAERFRITKAVGAHKAQNKLPASDPGREERQIERLRKLAEDAKLDPEFSEKFLRFIIQEVIRHHEKAAGTAG, translated from the coding sequence ATGAGCGAAGATCACGTGCTGGCAGGCTATCGCCAGTCGATCGACAACATCGACGCGGCCATGATCCACATTCTGGCCGAGCGTTTCCGCATTACCAAGGCCGTTGGCGCCCACAAGGCGCAGAACAAGCTTCCCGCGTCTGATCCCGGTCGCGAGGAGCGCCAGATCGAGCGCCTTCGCAAGCTGGCCGAAGACGCCAAGCTGGACCCGGAGTTTTCCGAGAAGTTCCTGCGATTCATCATTCAAGAAGTGATTCGCCATCACGAGAAGGCGGCAGGCACGGCAGGCTGA
- a CDS encoding polyprenyl synthetase family protein — MTATVHPLPRKAEPSLTPMMSLVAEGMNSVNAVILDRMQSRIPLIPTLAGHLIAGGGKRMRPMLTLASASLLGYGGSRHYKLAAAVEFIHTATLLHDDVVDGSDMRRGKKTANIVYGNPATVLVGDFLFSRSFELMVEDGSLKVLRILSNASAVISEGEVDQLVAQRQINTTEEMYLDIIAAKTAALFSAACRIAAVVAERPEADELALDSYGKNLGIAFQLADDAIDYDSNASEMGKDQGDDFREGKMTLPVILAYARGDAEERAFWQQAIAGDRSADADLAHAIALINRHDAVHATRERARMYAQRAIDAIAAFPASAAKAAMTEAAEFAVARRF, encoded by the coding sequence ATGACCGCGACCGTCCACCCCCTGCCGCGCAAGGCGGAACCCTCGCTCACCCCGATGATGTCGCTGGTGGCCGAGGGCATGAACAGCGTCAATGCCGTGATCCTCGATCGCATGCAGTCGCGCATTCCTCTGATACCCACGCTGGCCGGGCACCTCATAGCGGGCGGCGGCAAACGTATGCGCCCGATGCTCACGCTCGCCAGTGCCTCGTTGCTGGGGTACGGCGGCAGCCGCCACTACAAGCTGGCGGCGGCGGTAGAGTTCATCCACACCGCAACGCTGCTGCACGACGATGTGGTTGATGGGTCCGACATGCGGCGTGGCAAGAAGACTGCCAACATCGTGTACGGCAATCCCGCCACCGTGCTGGTCGGCGATTTCCTGTTCAGCCGCAGCTTCGAACTGATGGTCGAGGACGGCTCGCTCAAGGTCCTGCGCATCCTGTCGAACGCGTCGGCAGTGATCTCGGAAGGCGAGGTCGACCAGCTCGTCGCTCAGCGCCAGATCAACACGACCGAGGAAATGTACCTCGACATCATCGCCGCCAAGACCGCCGCGCTGTTCTCCGCCGCCTGCCGTATTGCCGCCGTCGTCGCTGAACGCCCCGAAGCAGACGAACTTGCGCTCGATTCCTACGGCAAGAACCTCGGCATCGCGTTCCAGCTGGCCGACGACGCGATCGACTATGATTCAAATGCGTCCGAAATGGGCAAGGATCAGGGCGACGATTTCCGCGAGGGCAAGATGACGCTGCCGGTCATCCTCGCTTATGCGCGCGGCGACGCCGAAGAGCGTGCTTTCTGGCAGCAGGCTATTGCCGGTGATCGGTCGGCCGACGCGGATCTTGCTCACGCCATTGCGCTGATCAATCGCCACGATGCCGTGCACGCCACGCGCGAACGCGCTCGCATGTATGCCCAGCGCGCCATCGATGCGATTGCGGCATTCCCGGCCAGCGCTGCCAAGGCCGCGATGACCGAGGCCGCCGAATTCGCTGTCGCCCGAAGGTTCTGA
- a CDS encoding aldo/keto reductase produces the protein MQYRRLGKSAIVVSDICMGTMTFGSQTDEAAALRILDRCYDAGINFYDTAEGYPVPPDSKWVGRTEEIVGKWLKTKPRDAIILATKVSGPSHVWFRSPCRNGMTALDRRNILGAIEASLTKLGTDYIDLYQTHWPDHDTAYDETMEVLDELVRAGKVRISGCSNETSWGLMKSLATAERLGTARYQTIQNNFSLNNRRFEDELAQVCRKEGVSLIPYSPIAGGVLSGKYKGGARPEGARFTNYLAMGGRQAQMGQRFVNDRSMHATERFIAIAAEAGLDPVTFAVAWSKQHDFVASTIVGVSAEDQLDPILAAADLVLPDAVMQAVNKVSREVPYPMG, from the coding sequence ATGCAGTATCGCCGTCTCGGCAAGTCCGCCATCGTGGTGTCCGACATCTGCATGGGCACGATGACCTTCGGCAGCCAGACCGACGAAGCCGCCGCGCTACGCATTCTTGACCGGTGCTATGACGCGGGCATCAATTTCTACGATACCGCTGAGGGTTACCCGGTTCCGCCCGACAGCAAGTGGGTCGGACGCACAGAGGAAATCGTCGGAAAGTGGCTCAAGACCAAGCCGCGCGATGCGATCATCCTTGCCACCAAGGTCTCTGGCCCTAGCCATGTCTGGTTCCGCTCGCCTTGCCGCAATGGCATGACCGCGCTCGACCGGCGCAACATCCTGGGTGCAATCGAAGCCAGCCTGACCAAGCTCGGCACCGATTATATTGATCTCTACCAGACTCACTGGCCCGATCATGACACCGCCTATGACGAGACGATGGAAGTGCTCGACGAACTGGTGCGAGCGGGCAAGGTCCGCATTTCGGGCTGCTCGAATGAAACCAGCTGGGGCCTGATGAAGTCGCTCGCCACCGCCGAACGCCTCGGCACCGCGCGCTATCAGACGATCCAGAACAACTTCAGCCTCAACAATCGCCGGTTCGAAGATGAGCTGGCGCAAGTCTGCCGCAAGGAAGGGGTCAGCCTGATCCCTTACTCGCCCATCGCGGGCGGGGTGCTCTCAGGGAAGTACAAAGGTGGTGCGCGGCCCGAAGGCGCGCGCTTCACGAATTATCTGGCAATGGGTGGGCGGCAGGCACAGATGGGCCAGCGCTTCGTCAATGACCGGTCGATGCACGCCACTGAACGCTTCATCGCCATCGCTGCCGAAGCAGGGTTGGACCCTGTAACGTTCGCAGTCGCCTGGTCGAAGCAGCATGATTTCGTCGCGTCGACCATTGTCGGGGTGAGTGCAGAGGATCAACTCGATCCGATCCTCGCAGCAGCCGACCTGGTGCTGCCGGATGCGGTGATGCAGGCAGTCAACAAAGTTTCGCGCGAAGTTCCCTACCCGATGGGGTGA
- the hrpB gene encoding ATP-dependent helicase HrpB, producing the protein MNDLPIRAVLPDLLAALRSGPSAVLIAPPGAGKTTAVAPALLSEPWCTGQVIVLSPRRVAARAAAERMAELLGEEAGGTVGYVTRLDAKRSARTRVLVMTEAIFVATILNDPELAGTSAVLFDEAHERHLDSDLGLALAIEAQGVLREDLRLVVMSATIDGSRFAALLTDAPVIESAGKAYSLTHKWLGARPDVKIEAAMASAIQTAWREEQGDILAFLPGVAQIERTADMLAERLPNALVLPLHGQVEPAGQRAAIKRDAQGRRRVVLATSIAETSLTLDGVSVVVDAGLSRRAEFDKVAGVTRLVTTRASQASAAQRAGRAARQGPGVAYRLWEEAAHAGRAPFDPPEVTTSDLAPLALTLAQWGAGEVATMAWLDPPPSAALATAQSALRALGALDSEGRITSHGRAMARLPMEPALAHMLLFAAQRGQAGEAARLALLLQERGLGGRGEDLGRRLDRWAGERGSRAESSRKLASRWASLAEKQAVMSRDAEVPTAILLAEAFPDRIARARSASGEEWQSSGGRGYRLDPASPLATAKWLVIGDAQGEAKGARITAALALDEADVTRHLAHRIDERHTLLWNAAEARVEARLERRLGAVVLARVPDPKPDPAEVTALLIAQIRVSGLCMLPLCDASRALIERAGYAGIAALSEQALLESLEDWLAPLLGGRRDLAIGAGKLHDALLSRLDWNAKADLDRLAPAQFRSPAGTSHAIDYAHEGGPCVELRVQALFGIDRHPCIGQPQRPLLLSLTSPGGKPIQTTADLPGFWRGSWKDVCKDMKGRYPRHRWPDEPWTEDPSLKTKNAFNRSR; encoded by the coding sequence GTGAACGACTTGCCGATCCGCGCTGTCCTGCCCGACCTGCTCGCTGCCCTGCGGTCCGGGCCAAGCGCCGTGCTGATCGCCCCGCCGGGGGCGGGCAAGACCACTGCCGTCGCGCCCGCCCTGCTGTCCGAGCCATGGTGCACCGGCCAGGTCATCGTACTGTCCCCCCGCCGCGTAGCCGCGCGCGCCGCTGCCGAACGCATGGCCGAACTGCTGGGTGAGGAGGCGGGCGGCACCGTCGGCTACGTCACGCGCCTCGATGCCAAGCGCTCTGCCCGCACTCGCGTGCTGGTGATGACCGAGGCGATCTTCGTCGCCACGATCCTGAACGATCCCGAGCTCGCGGGCACATCCGCCGTTCTGTTCGACGAAGCCCACGAGCGCCATCTCGACAGCGATCTCGGCCTCGCCCTTGCCATCGAGGCGCAAGGCGTGCTGCGTGAGGACCTGCGCCTTGTCGTGATGTCCGCCACTATCGATGGGTCGCGCTTCGCCGCGCTGCTGACCGATGCACCGGTGATCGAAAGTGCGGGCAAGGCCTATTCCCTGACGCACAAATGGCTCGGTGCGCGGCCCGACGTCAAGATCGAAGCCGCCATGGCTTCGGCCATCCAGACTGCGTGGCGCGAGGAACAGGGCGATATCCTCGCCTTCCTCCCCGGCGTCGCGCAGATCGAGCGCACGGCGGACATGCTCGCGGAACGGTTGCCGAATGCGCTGGTCCTGCCGCTCCACGGGCAGGTCGAACCAGCTGGGCAGCGTGCTGCGATCAAACGCGATGCTCAGGGGCGCCGTCGCGTGGTACTGGCCACCAGCATTGCCGAAACATCGCTCACGCTCGACGGCGTTTCGGTCGTGGTCGACGCTGGACTGTCGCGCCGGGCCGAGTTTGACAAGGTGGCGGGCGTCACCCGCCTTGTCACCACCCGAGCCAGTCAGGCGTCGGCGGCGCAACGCGCAGGCCGTGCGGCAAGGCAAGGGCCGGGCGTTGCCTATCGTTTGTGGGAAGAGGCGGCGCACGCGGGCCGGGCACCGTTCGATCCGCCCGAAGTCACCACCAGCGATCTTGCGCCGCTTGCACTGACGCTGGCGCAATGGGGCGCGGGGGAAGTGGCGACGATGGCATGGCTCGATCCGCCACCGTCGGCAGCCCTGGCCACGGCGCAATCCGCGCTTCGGGCTTTGGGTGCACTGGACTCAGAGGGCCGGATAACGTCGCACGGCCGTGCCATGGCCCGTCTGCCGATGGAACCTGCGCTCGCGCATATGCTGCTGTTCGCAGCGCAGCGCGGGCAGGCAGGCGAAGCCGCGCGTCTCGCCCTGCTGCTGCAGGAACGCGGCCTCGGCGGGCGCGGCGAAGACCTCGGGCGCAGGCTTGATCGCTGGGCGGGCGAGCGCGGCTCCCGCGCCGAAAGTTCGCGCAAGCTGGCCTCGCGCTGGGCGTCGCTGGCGGAAAAACAGGCGGTTATGAGCAGGGACGCAGAAGTTCCTACTGCTATCCTTCTCGCCGAAGCTTTCCCTGACCGCATCGCTCGCGCGCGCAGTGCGAGCGGCGAGGAATGGCAATCTTCGGGCGGTCGCGGTTACCGGCTCGATCCTGCATCACCGCTCGCCACCGCGAAATGGCTGGTGATCGGCGATGCGCAGGGCGAGGCGAAAGGCGCGCGCATCACTGCCGCTCTTGCGCTGGACGAAGCTGACGTCACCCGCCACCTCGCGCACCGTATCGATGAACGCCACACGCTGTTATGGAACGCTGCCGAGGCGCGCGTCGAAGCTCGCCTTGAACGGCGCTTGGGCGCGGTCGTGCTGGCCCGCGTGCCCGATCCCAAGCCCGATCCCGCTGAGGTCACCGCGCTGCTGATCGCACAAATCCGCGTAAGCGGCCTGTGCATGTTGCCGTTGTGCGATGCATCCCGCGCCTTGATCGAGCGCGCAGGCTATGCCGGAATTGCGGCGCTGTCCGAACAGGCACTGCTCGAATCCCTCGAAGACTGGCTGGCACCCTTGCTCGGAGGTCGCCGCGATCTGGCGATAGGCGCAGGCAAGCTCCATGACGCCTTGTTGTCCCGGCTCGACTGGAACGCGAAGGCAGACCTCGACCGGCTCGCTCCGGCGCAGTTCCGATCGCCTGCCGGGACCAGCCACGCCATCGACTATGCCCACGAAGGTGGCCCTTGTGTGGAACTGCGCGTGCAGGCCCTGTTCGGCATCGACCGCCACCCCTGCATCGGCCAACCGCAGCGGCCTCTTTTGCTGTCGCTCACCAGCCCCGGCGGCAAACCGATCCAGACGACGGCGGACCTTCCCGGCTTCTGGCGCGGGTCGTGGAAGGATGTCTGCAAGGACATGAAGGGCCGCTATCCGCGCCATCGCTGGCCCGACGAGCCATGGACCGAAGATCCCAGCCTCAAGACAAAGAACGCATTCAATCGCTCCCGCTGA
- a CDS encoding ETC complex I subunit: MSARIYQRPKNAMQSGKARTSDWLLEFEASEAKRPDPLMGWAGSGDTQQQVVLKFESAEDAEAYAARYGIEAHVIPTPTRKLKLQSYADNFR; this comes from the coding sequence ATGTCAGCACGCATCTATCAGCGCCCGAAGAACGCCATGCAGTCCGGCAAGGCCCGGACCAGCGATTGGCTGCTCGAATTCGAAGCATCGGAGGCCAAGCGCCCCGACCCACTGATGGGCTGGGCAGGCTCGGGTGACACCCAACAACAAGTCGTGTTGAAGTTCGAAAGCGCCGAAGACGCAGAGGCTTATGCCGCTCGCTACGGCATCGAAGCCCACGTGATCCCGACGCCCACGCGCAAGCTCAAGCTGCAAAGCTACGCCGACAACTTCCGCTAG